A section of the Marinoscillum sp. 108 genome encodes:
- a CDS encoding DUF5683 domain-containing protein, protein MALLLVAFSTNAQRNRADSLFLNSDLSQIETIKTVSELDPNKAALLSAVLPGLGQAYNNQYWKIPLIYGGGLIIGHYINYNNVIYNEMRNSLIAEVDSDPFTENPYKDRFQETALTRNRDAFRRNRDLLILIGAAFYLLNVVDAHVSAHLNEFDVNDNLSLKVSPSIQSTPLFSQALGFSISLSIK, encoded by the coding sequence ATGGCATTGCTATTGGTAGCATTCAGCACCAACGCACAACGCAACCGGGCCGACTCTCTCTTTTTGAACTCAGACCTCAGTCAGATAGAAACCATCAAAACCGTTTCTGAACTCGACCCCAATAAAGCGGCCCTTTTATCGGCAGTATTGCCCGGACTGGGGCAGGCTTACAACAATCAATACTGGAAAATTCCCCTGATCTATGGTGGCGGGTTGATCATCGGCCATTATATCAATTACAACAATGTGATTTACAATGAGATGCGCAATTCACTCATTGCTGAAGTGGATTCAGATCCCTTCACTGAAAACCCATATAAAGACAGGTTTCAGGAAACCGCTCTCACCAGAAACAGGGACGCTTTTAGGCGAAACAGGGACCTGCTTATCCTGATTGGTGCGGCTTTTTATCTGCTCAACGTAGTAGACGCCCACGTATCTGCCCATTTGAACGAATTCGATGTGAATGACAACCTTTCTCTGAAAGTATCCCCATCTATTCAATCAACTCCATTATTTTCGCAAGCTTTAGGCTTTTCAATCTCACTAAGTATAAAATAA
- the lepB gene encoding signal peptidase I: MYLNDFSLSFTLILVIGWYLLQSIAYYKFFEKAGQPSWIGFVPFYNYYVHLQIIGRPVWWLFLLFVPVVNFFIALTIHLDLLKSFGRYSYKDQSLGVIFAPIYMVYIAFSSASYEGKATEMPKRVRTVGQEWFEAIVFAVFAATFIRWIFMEAYVIPTPSMERSLLVGDFLFVSKINYGPRTPKTPLQIPLTHAKIWGTEIPSYIEAIELPQFRLPSLGKVERNDVVVFNYPVNDTYNRRPDGDFHPLDLKTHYIKRCVAIPGDEIEVKTGQVYINGEKGTDPEMMQHKYFVETDQVIRDRVFSNYNIWEYGPAVTPEGKKGYVVLTTKSEAEQLVQLDFVKSAEPMFMNKENAEPRIFPNSTYFPWNADNFGPLTIPGRGFTIQVDEYTLAKYGSTIEDYEDLEDVVIEVDKLIIGGQEVSEYTFTKDYYFMMGDNRHNSEDSRYWGFVPEDNVVGEASFIWMSMDEKGSFLSKIRWNRLFNVIE, encoded by the coding sequence ATGTATCTCAACGACTTTAGCCTGTCATTCACTCTGATCCTCGTTATCGGATGGTACTTACTTCAATCAATTGCTTATTACAAGTTTTTTGAAAAAGCCGGGCAACCCTCCTGGATTGGTTTTGTGCCTTTTTACAACTACTATGTGCACCTGCAAATCATCGGAAGGCCTGTATGGTGGCTGTTCCTGCTTTTTGTACCTGTAGTTAATTTCTTTATTGCACTCACTATTCACCTGGACCTACTCAAGTCCTTTGGCAGGTACTCATACAAAGACCAATCCCTTGGCGTGATCTTCGCGCCTATTTACATGGTTTACATTGCATTTAGCAGTGCCAGCTATGAGGGCAAGGCCACCGAAATGCCCAAGAGGGTGCGCACTGTCGGTCAGGAATGGTTTGAAGCAATCGTATTTGCGGTTTTTGCGGCCACTTTTATCCGATGGATTTTCATGGAAGCCTATGTGATCCCCACTCCATCTATGGAACGATCCCTTTTGGTGGGAGATTTTCTTTTCGTAAGTAAGATCAACTACGGCCCAAGAACACCGAAAACACCCCTTCAGATACCTCTCACACACGCCAAAATTTGGGGTACAGAAATTCCATCCTACATAGAAGCGATTGAACTCCCTCAGTTCAGACTCCCCTCTTTAGGGAAAGTAGAGCGTAATGACGTGGTAGTATTCAACTATCCTGTCAATGACACTTACAACAGACGTCCGGATGGTGATTTTCATCCTCTTGACTTGAAAACACACTATATCAAGCGTTGCGTGGCCATTCCTGGTGACGAAATAGAGGTTAAAACAGGCCAGGTATACATCAACGGGGAGAAAGGAACGGATCCTGAAATGATGCAACACAAATACTTTGTAGAAACAGATCAGGTGATCAGAGACCGGGTATTCAGCAACTACAATATTTGGGAATATGGCCCTGCCGTAACTCCGGAAGGCAAAAAAGGGTATGTGGTGCTTACCACAAAGTCTGAAGCTGAGCAGCTTGTACAGCTGGATTTTGTAAAATCTGCAGAACCCATGTTTATGAATAAGGAAAATGCAGAGCCGAGAATTTTTCCAAACTCCACATATTTTCCATGGAATGCAGACAATTTTGGGCCACTGACAATACCCGGGCGAGGGTTTACCATACAGGTAGATGAATACACTCTGGCCAAATATGGATCTACCATCGAGGACTACGAAGATCTGGAGGACGTTGTAATTGAGGTAGACAAACTCATCATTGGAGGCCAGGAGGTGTCAGAATATACCTTTACCAAAGATTATTACTTCATGATGGGTGACAACCGTCACAACTCAGAAGACTCCCGTTATTGGGGCTTTGTACCTGAAGACAATGTAGTGGGTGAAGCTTCGTTCATTTGGATGTCCATGGATGAAAAAGGGTCATTCCTGAGCAAGATCAGATGGAACAGACTGTTCAATGTGATAGAATAA
- a CDS encoding sodium:proton antiporter, which yields MLELASIFVLGIFAQWLAWKIKQPAILPLILIGLAIGPIATLFTADGSKLIDGDAIFSGDLLFSFVSIAVGVILFEGGLTLNLKEIRSLAGTVRNLLIIGALITFIGGGVSAHFIMGLSWQMSFLFGALIIVSGPTVVIPILRNVRPNTNVNTVLKWEGILIDPLGALIAVLMYEFILSSKHGVDYPMEVFQDFFITISAGIVSGGLGAFFLYSLIKNNALPGYLQNVFTLALVIFTFAISEMIHAEAGLMAATVMGIALANVKLEELKKILSFKEDISVILISVLFILLSSRIDIIQIEKLGWESLILFLIIILIVRPIGVLLSTIGSHLNWREIVFISWIGPKGIVAAAVASLFSLDLIKGDTHIDPKEAELLLPLVFLIIVGTVVLQGSSAKYVASLLGVKRAEPKGILIVGANELARKIAQVIKDHGTYVLLVDTSAPSIKEAKKAGLKTLQSNILSDQIFDEIDLSKIGKLVAMTSNSGLNDLACTWFEKELGETNVFRLASKEEADNTNLPLPKNVLFNARVDFVTLVQLIRVKNPFSEISFESQSEYEGFRSKFATGMIPLFLSGEGDEFQIITGYTSKTDKLTSLVYVKKPNFDSETVPDDDQDVEYIQS from the coding sequence ATGCTCGAACTAGCTAGTATTTTTGTGCTCGGTATTTTTGCTCAGTGGTTGGCCTGGAAAATCAAGCAGCCGGCTATTCTACCGTTAATATTAATTGGTTTAGCCATTGGGCCAATAGCTACTCTGTTTACAGCGGATGGCAGCAAGCTGATAGACGGGGATGCCATCTTCAGTGGTGATCTGCTTTTCTCATTCGTTTCTATCGCAGTTGGGGTGATCCTGTTCGAGGGCGGACTTACTCTTAACCTCAAAGAAATCAGGAGTCTGGCTGGCACCGTCAGAAACCTGCTCATTATAGGAGCATTGATCACCTTCATTGGAGGCGGCGTATCTGCCCATTTCATCATGGGTCTAAGCTGGCAAATGTCCTTTCTATTCGGGGCGCTCATTATCGTATCGGGCCCCACCGTGGTGATTCCTATTCTCAGAAATGTACGCCCCAATACCAACGTAAACACAGTACTCAAATGGGAAGGCATTCTGATCGATCCGCTAGGTGCATTGATCGCGGTGTTGATGTACGAATTCATTCTCTCCTCAAAGCATGGTGTTGACTATCCTATGGAAGTCTTCCAGGATTTCTTCATCACCATATCAGCCGGGATTGTATCTGGTGGACTCGGAGCGTTCTTCCTCTATTCGCTTATCAAAAACAATGCATTGCCCGGCTACCTCCAAAATGTATTCACATTGGCACTGGTCATTTTCACCTTTGCCATATCGGAGATGATTCACGCTGAAGCGGGTCTGATGGCCGCCACTGTCATGGGAATTGCTCTGGCCAATGTGAAACTCGAAGAGCTTAAAAAAATACTTTCCTTCAAAGAAGACATCAGCGTAATCCTTATTTCAGTCCTTTTCATCCTGCTCTCTTCCAGAATAGACATCATTCAGATAGAAAAATTAGGTTGGGAAAGCCTGATCCTCTTCTTGATCATCATACTGATTGTAAGACCTATCGGTGTTTTACTAAGCACTATAGGTTCTCACCTCAACTGGAGAGAGATCGTCTTCATCTCATGGATCGGCCCCAAGGGGATCGTGGCAGCGGCCGTAGCATCTCTCTTTTCTCTCGATCTGATCAAAGGTGACACCCACATTGACCCAAAAGAAGCAGAACTACTCCTGCCCCTGGTATTTCTTATTATTGTGGGAACCGTGGTGCTGCAGGGTTCTTCTGCCAAATACGTGGCTTCCCTGCTTGGTGTAAAGCGTGCAGAACCCAAGGGTATTTTGATTGTGGGTGCTAATGAATTGGCACGTAAAATTGCTCAGGTCATTAAAGACCATGGCACCTATGTACTACTGGTAGACACCTCTGCTCCGAGTATCAAAGAAGCCAAAAAAGCGGGACTGAAAACCCTGCAATCCAATATTCTCTCTGATCAAATCTTTGATGAAATTGACCTATCGAAAATAGGTAAACTGGTGGCCATGACTTCTAACTCCGGACTTAATGACCTGGCTTGCACCTGGTTTGAAAAGGAACTGGGTGAGACCAATGTTTTCAGGCTCGCAAGTAAGGAAGAAGCGGACAACACCAACCTCCCGCTGCCCAAAAATGTGCTATTCAATGCGCGGGTGGACTTTGTCACACTCGTACAGTTGATCAGAGTGAAAAATCCATTCTCTGAAATATCTTTCGAAAGTCAGTCTGAGTATGAGGGTTTCAGAAGTAAGTTCGCAACAGGGATGATTCCTTTATTTTTATCAGGAGAGGGAGACGAGTTTCAGATCATTACAGGCTACACCAGCAAAACAGATAAACTTACCTCATTGGTGTATGTAAAGAAGCCCAACTTCGATTCAGAAACCGTCCCTGATGACGATCAGGATGTGGAGTACATCCAGTCGTAG
- a CDS encoding O-methyltransferase has product MASPFFTFKEYLKYRSVSLNAHDLHSPFVFELYNEVIRKRAKTQESALRKLRQKITRSDLTVDFQDPKTGEDHRSTVKKLSRRVASSHSFSYFLFKLINHQKYHTVLEAGTSIGLNTLYMSQSVASSVWTLEGSPQIANIAKRHFEKLGLSDIHQVIGDVRDTFVSTLSESQPALIFLDADHRSDTIAFYLDAIRKHSPGTQCIIVHDIYWSQDMKNSWSAIVKNPAYPLTIDIFQAGIIFPHHPIKKQHFVLKF; this is encoded by the coding sequence TTGGCTTCCCCATTTTTTACTTTCAAAGAATATCTGAAATACAGATCTGTATCACTTAATGCCCATGATCTGCACTCCCCTTTTGTCTTTGAGCTGTACAATGAAGTCATACGAAAAAGAGCAAAAACACAAGAATCAGCACTCCGGAAGCTCCGTCAAAAAATCACCAGATCTGACCTCACCGTTGATTTTCAGGATCCAAAAACAGGAGAAGATCATCGATCCACCGTGAAAAAACTATCACGAAGAGTAGCCTCCAGCCACTCCTTTTCTTATTTCCTCTTCAAGCTGATCAACCATCAAAAGTATCATACCGTATTGGAGGCTGGCACATCCATAGGGTTGAACACCCTGTATATGTCTCAATCAGTGGCCAGTAGTGTATGGACACTGGAAGGCTCTCCCCAAATTGCCAATATCGCTAAAAGGCATTTCGAAAAGTTGGGCCTCTCCGATATTCATCAGGTCATTGGTGATGTCAGAGACACTTTTGTATCAACCCTCAGTGAATCACAGCCAGCTTTGATTTTCCTGGACGCAGATCACCGATCAGACACCATCGCATTCTACCTCGATGCCATCAGGAAACATTCACCCGGCACTCAGTGCATCATTGTTCATGATATCTATTGGTCTCAGGACATGAAAAACAGCTGGAGCGCCATCGTCAAAAATCCGGCATATCCTCTCACGATTGACATCTTCCAGGCCGGAATTATATTCCCACACCATCCCATCAAAAAGCAGCACTTTGTATTGAAGTTTTAA
- a CDS encoding uracil-DNA glycosylase, translating into MNVKIGPSWKSLLEGEFDKGYFKELTGFVKEEYQKHTIYPPGGQIFNAFDLCPVEDTRVVIIGQDPYHGPGQANGLCFSVREGMPMPPSLVNIFKELKGDLGNEIPSHGSLERWAQQGILLLNATLTVRAHQPGSHQNKGWEEFTDAVIRLLSEKKDGLVFILWGAYAQRKGEIIDSQKHFVIKSPHPSPFSAHRGFFGSKPFSKANNYLLKNGKESINW; encoded by the coding sequence ATGAATGTAAAAATAGGACCTTCATGGAAGTCATTATTAGAAGGAGAATTTGACAAGGGTTATTTCAAGGAACTTACCGGGTTTGTAAAAGAAGAGTATCAAAAACATACCATTTATCCACCTGGAGGGCAGATTTTTAATGCCTTTGATCTTTGTCCTGTGGAAGATACCCGGGTAGTGATAATAGGGCAGGATCCTTATCATGGTCCCGGCCAGGCCAACGGACTTTGTTTCTCGGTGCGAGAGGGGATGCCTATGCCTCCATCACTGGTCAATATTTTCAAAGAGCTGAAAGGAGATCTCGGAAACGAAATCCCATCACACGGAAGCCTGGAACGATGGGCTCAGCAGGGCATTCTGTTATTGAACGCTACTCTGACTGTCAGGGCTCACCAGCCGGGATCTCATCAAAACAAAGGCTGGGAGGAGTTTACGGACGCTGTGATCCGTTTACTCTCAGAAAAAAAAGACGGCTTGGTCTTTATTTTGTGGGGGGCATATGCGCAGCGGAAAGGCGAAATCATAGATTCTCAGAAGCATTTTGTGATCAAATCCCCACACCCTTCACCGTTTTCCGCTCATCGGGGATTTTTTGGTAGTAAACCGTTCTCAAAAGCGAATAATTATTTGCTTAAAAATGGAAAGGAATCTATAAATTGGTGA
- the dapB gene encoding 4-hydroxy-tetrahydrodipicolinate reductase, which yields MRIALIGYGKMGKSIEQIARTRGHQISYIIDQDNHSDIQKISPDNTDIAIEFSQPSSAFDNITTLLSNKVKTMAGTTGWLDRYDEVKALCTETNGTFLYASNYSVGVNLFFELNEWLAKKMSQLEDFVPEMVEIHHTEKKDAPSGTAITLAEGIQKNDPSVKKWVNESSEDHHTLGIISKREANVPGTHTVTYRSPLETIEITHVAHDRKVFAEGVIKVAEWATNQTGILSIRGFLNNQS from the coding sequence ATGCGCATCGCACTGATAGGATATGGTAAAATGGGCAAGTCCATTGAACAAATTGCCAGAACAAGAGGTCACCAAATCAGCTACATCATAGATCAGGACAACCACTCGGACATCCAGAAGATATCACCTGACAATACGGACATAGCCATCGAGTTCTCTCAGCCTTCCTCAGCTTTTGACAACATCACCACCCTCCTTTCCAACAAGGTAAAAACAATGGCCGGTACCACAGGCTGGCTGGATCGATACGATGAAGTGAAAGCGCTTTGTACTGAGACCAACGGTACGTTCCTGTATGCTTCCAATTATAGTGTCGGCGTGAATTTATTCTTCGAGCTCAACGAATGGCTGGCTAAGAAAATGAGCCAACTCGAAGATTTTGTGCCGGAAATGGTGGAAATACATCACACAGAGAAAAAAGATGCTCCCAGTGGAACAGCAATTACCCTGGCAGAAGGCATCCAAAAAAACGACCCTTCCGTAAAAAAATGGGTTAACGAGTCTTCTGAAGATCATCATACCCTAGGCATCATCTCCAAAAGAGAAGCCAACGTACCAGGCACTCATACGGTCACCTATCGATCACCTCTGGAAACGATCGAAATCACTCACGTAGCACATGATCGTAAAGTTTTTGCCGAAGGTGTAATAAAAGTAGCTGAGTGGGCAACTAACCAGACCGGAATCTTATCAATTAGAGGGTTTTTAAACAATCAATCATAA
- the apaG gene encoding Co2+/Mg2+ efflux protein ApaG, protein MTTDTTKGIKVTVDTEYQQEYSNPVQRHYVFTYQITIENLSDKTIQLLSRHWDIIDLTFPKREVEGEGVVGKQPILEPGQMHQYVSGCNLKSGFGKMYGHYTMERLVDGKRFKVNIPEFEMVVPFKLN, encoded by the coding sequence ATGACTACTGATACCACAAAAGGAATAAAGGTAACGGTTGATACCGAATATCAGCAGGAATACTCCAATCCCGTACAGCGTCATTATGTATTCACCTATCAGATCACGATAGAAAATCTAAGTGATAAAACCATTCAACTGCTCTCCAGGCACTGGGACATCATAGATCTTACCTTCCCCAAAAGAGAAGTAGAAGGTGAAGGAGTGGTGGGAAAACAACCCATTCTGGAGCCTGGCCAAATGCACCAATACGTTTCCGGTTGTAACCTAAAATCTGGTTTTGGGAAAATGTATGGACATTACACCATGGAGCGCCTGGTAGATGGCAAACGATTCAAAGTGAATATTCCTGAATTTGAAATGGTCGTTCCATTCAAATTGAACTGA